Proteins from a single region of Puntigrus tetrazona isolate hp1 chromosome 2, ASM1883169v1, whole genome shotgun sequence:
- the ltb4r2b gene encoding leukotriene B4 receptor 2b yields the protein MGLDNGTSSFENMTNINSAVSNDLSFTFGAIILSIVFLLGVPGNFFIIWSILARAHKRSVTTLLILNLACADGCLMCLTFFFIIYLAKQSWIFGTVMCKLLFYLCNTNMYASIMIITLMSLHRLVAVMWPTYLTACTRRRTVLLVLGGLWIVVFLLALPALIFRQTETIKNNGENRTVCSIHHENPQHGVFQYTLETVVGFLVPYVIIVSSYVCILRRLRQTMFKRRIRSENLIQAIIVTFCIFWLPYHCVNIVQVAADLTSDKSLKKTLDNIWKSSRAVTSALAFISSCANPVLYALAGRSYIKADGLAFMARLFEGTVLDYGARRSQQNRDVIRL from the exons ATGGGTTTAGATAATGGGACCAGCTCCTTTGAGAACATGACAAACATTAACAGCGCTGTGAGTAACGATCTCTCTTTCACCTTTGGGGCCATCATTCTCAGCATCGTCTTCCTCCTGGGTGTTCCTGGCAACTTCTTCATTATCTGGAGCATCCTGGCTCGCGCCCACAAACGCTCCGTCACTACCCTGCTCATCCTCAACCTGGCTTGTGCAGACGGTTGTCTGATGTgtctgacatttttctttataatatacCTAGCCAAGCAGAGCTGGATATTTGGAACTGTCATGTGCAAGCTGCTTTTTTACTTGTGCAATACGAATATGTATGCTTCTATTATGATCATTACGCTGATGAGTCTACACAGACTGGTGGCAGTGATGTGGCCCACGTACTTGACTGCCTGCACTCGTAGACGGACCGTTTTACTTGTGCTGGGGGGCCTGTGGATTGTTGTATTTCTTTTGGCACTTCCTGCTTTAATattcagacagacagagacgatTAAGAACAATGGGGAAAATCGTACTGTGTGTTCCATTCACCATGAGAATCCACAGCAT GGTGTATTTCAATACACACTTGAAACAGTGGTGGGCTTCCTGGTGCCATACGTGATCATAGTCAGCAGTTATGTGTGTATCCTTCGCCGTCTCAGACAGACCATGTTCAAGAGAAGGATACGGAGTGAGAACCTCATTCAAGCCATTATTGTGACGTTCTGCATTTTTTGGCTTCCTTACCACTGTGTTAATATAGTGCAA GTGGCAGCAGACCTTACATCAGATAAATCACTCAAAAAGAC ACTGGATAACATCTGGAAGTCCAGCCGTGCTGTTACGTCCGCTCTCGCTTTCATCAGTAGTTGTGCCAATCCTGTCCTCTATGCCTTAGCTGGACGCTCCTACATCAAAGCTGACGGCCTGGCATTCATGGCCAGACTCTTTGAGGGAACAGTTCTGGACTACGGTGCACGGAGAAGCCAGCAGAACAGAGACGTCATCAGGCTCTAA
- the sdr39u1 gene encoding epimerase family protein SDR39U1 isoform X1 codes for MRVVIGGGSGFVGRELTRLLKSRGHEVTFISRQPGPGKITWADVESRGLPPCEGAVNLAGENIMNPLRWWNESFKKDLVFSRVNTTRILAQAIASSPTPPHSWVLVTGVACYKPSLQTHYTEESEWTPFDFLSRLVKEWEATGQLPENSAKKTRQVIIRPGAVLGRDGGAMKKMLIPFWLGLGGTLGSGRQPFPWIHVSDLVGIIAHALEPKVEPSTEPDVFNGVAPALNTNFEFTKELGRTIKRPTIFPVPGFFLDVFLGSERAVILTQGQKVVPKKTLESGFEFQYPDLTSALKEIVRN; via the exons ATGAGAGTTGTAATAG GTGGAGGATCAGGGTTTGTGGGTCGTGAGCTAACACGTTTGTTGAAAAGCAGAGGTCATGAGGTCACATTTATATCCAGGCAGCCTGGCCCAGGAAAAATAACATGG GCTGATGTAGAGTCAAGAGGCCTCCCTCCATGTGAGGGTGCTGTGAATCTAGCAGGGGAGAATATTATGAATCCTTTAAGATG GTGGAATGAAAGTTTCAAAAAGGATCTGGTCTTTAGCCGAGTAAACACAACCAGAATTCTTGCCCAAGCTATTGCCTCTTCACCAACTCCACCACATTCATGGGTGCTTGTTACAGGAGTAG CGTGTTATAAACCTAGTCTTCAAACCCATTACACCGAGGAGAGCGAATGGACACCATTTGACTTCCTGTCTCGTTTGGTGAAAGAGTGGGAGGCAACAGGGCAGCTTCCTGAAAACAGTGCTAAGAAAACAAGACAAGTGATCATCAGGCCAG GTGCTGTTTTAGGGCGTGACGGTGGCGCCATGAAAAAGATGTTGATTCCCTTCTGGCTTGGCTTGGGTGGGACGCTTGGCTCAGGACGACAGCCCTTCCCTTGGATCCATGTGTCAGACCTGGTTGGCATCATCGCCCATGCCTTGGAGCCCAAAGTAGAACCATCCACAGAACCAGATGTATTTAATGGAGTTGCGCCTGCACTGAATACCAATTTTGAATTCACTAAGGAATTGGGCAGGACTATAAAAAGACCCACTATCTTCCCTGTGCCAGGCTTTTTCTTGGATGTCTTCCTCGGTTCTGAGCGAGCTGTGATCCTTACACAAGGCCAGAAAGTGGTGCCCAAGAAAACTCTTGAGTCTGGCTTTGAGTTTCAGTACCCAGATCTTACCTCtgctttaaaagaaattgtTAGAAATTAG
- the sdr39u1 gene encoding epimerase family protein SDR39U1 isoform X2: MRVVIGGGSGFVGRELTRLLKSRGHEVTFISRQPGPGKITWADVESRGLPPCEGAVNLAGENIMNPLRWWNESFKKDLVFSRVNTTRILAQAIASSPTPPHSWVLVTGVGAVLGRDGGAMKKMLIPFWLGLGGTLGSGRQPFPWIHVSDLVGIIAHALEPKVEPSTEPDVFNGVAPALNTNFEFTKELGRTIKRPTIFPVPGFFLDVFLGSERAVILTQGQKVVPKKTLESGFEFQYPDLTSALKEIVRN; this comes from the exons ATGAGAGTTGTAATAG GTGGAGGATCAGGGTTTGTGGGTCGTGAGCTAACACGTTTGTTGAAAAGCAGAGGTCATGAGGTCACATTTATATCCAGGCAGCCTGGCCCAGGAAAAATAACATGG GCTGATGTAGAGTCAAGAGGCCTCCCTCCATGTGAGGGTGCTGTGAATCTAGCAGGGGAGAATATTATGAATCCTTTAAGATG GTGGAATGAAAGTTTCAAAAAGGATCTGGTCTTTAGCCGAGTAAACACAACCAGAATTCTTGCCCAAGCTATTGCCTCTTCACCAACTCCACCACATTCATGGGTGCTTGTTACAGGAGTAG GTGCTGTTTTAGGGCGTGACGGTGGCGCCATGAAAAAGATGTTGATTCCCTTCTGGCTTGGCTTGGGTGGGACGCTTGGCTCAGGACGACAGCCCTTCCCTTGGATCCATGTGTCAGACCTGGTTGGCATCATCGCCCATGCCTTGGAGCCCAAAGTAGAACCATCCACAGAACCAGATGTATTTAATGGAGTTGCGCCTGCACTGAATACCAATTTTGAATTCACTAAGGAATTGGGCAGGACTATAAAAAGACCCACTATCTTCCCTGTGCCAGGCTTTTTCTTGGATGTCTTCCTCGGTTCTGAGCGAGCTGTGATCCTTACACAAGGCCAGAAAGTGGTGCCCAAGAAAACTCTTGAGTCTGGCTTTGAGTTTCAGTACCCAGATCTTACCTCtgctttaaaagaaattgtTAGAAATTAG
- the mettl17 gene encoding methyltransferase-like protein 17, mitochondrial isoform X1, translated as MYLLGSRMYVKCTRCHVALCLKEAQRCQSSAAHLKQDDFLKGALHRKHPGVTNLKTVRLPEQLQTAAQSVLKSVDVKSLSEKAHKLSNFLWSRKRATETSQLRKKAILLEKKFLEQEKDIHTDGIDNKLEDRIRKKVLSELKRTTYHRTPLRYTEDLGLMYMAARLAGGYAAVLRALNEIKKRDSVFEPYSLLDFGSGLGTGTWASHRLWGDSLKEYVCVDSSGDMNTLAEQLLRGGNEVDDLLIKQVYFRQFLPVSPKVQFDLVIGAFSLSELATLEERVNVIATLWRKTNSYLVLVENGTKDGHQILMEARDTILKREEELKHDLRRPSIFAPCTHELPCPKLMRQNVVPCNFTQFYYSLPLPKSQERQKETFSYLIISRSHEEKPQKTEHWDMARLISQVHRRPRHVRCQLCCASGELKELAVTARRHGRDMYRCARSSDWGDLLPVFHAEDDDSKNDETQ; from the exons atgtatttactAGGCAGCCGAATGTATGTTAAATGTACAAGATGCCACGTGGCTTTGTGTTTAAAAGAAGCGCAGCGG TGTCAGAGTTCTGCAGCACATTTGAAACAGGACGACTTTTTGAAAGGTGCTCTTCATAGAAAGCACCCTGGTGTGACAAACCTCAAAACAGTGCGCCTGCCAGAGCAACTACAGACAGCAGCACAATCCGTCCTCAAAA GTGTAGATGTAAAAAGTCTGAGTGAAAAGGCACATAAGCTGTCAAACTTCCTTTGGAGCAGGAAACGGGCCACGGAAACCTCTCAACTCAGGAAGAAAGCCATCCTTCTTGAGAAGAAGTTTTTGGAGCAAGAGAAGGATATCCACACAG atGGCATTGACAATAAACTGGAAGATAGAATAAGAAAGAAGGTATTATCTGAACTGAAAAGAACAACATACCACAGGACTCCCCTGAG GTACACTGAAGATCTCGGGTTGATGTATATGGCTGCTAGGCTCGCAGGTGGTTATGCTGCTGTCCTCAGAGCATTAAACGAG aTTAAGAAGAGAGATTCTGTGTTTGAGCCATATTCTCTTCTGGACTTTGGATCGGGACTTGGAACAGGTACTTG GGCATCCCACAGACTCTGGGGAGACTCACTGAAAGAGTATGTTTGTGTAGACAGTTCTGGAGACATGAACACCTTGGCAGAACAGCTACTTCGTG GAGGCAATGAGGTGGATGATCTATTGATCAAACAAGTATATTTCCGCCAGTTCCTCCCTGTGTCTCCTAAG gtGCAGTTTGATCTTGTGATAGGGGCTTTCTCTTTGTCAGAACTGGCTACTTTGGAGGAGCGGGTGAACGTTATTGCCACCCTTTGGAGAAAAACCAACTCCTACCTT GTACTGGTGGAGAATGGAACCAAGGATGGCCATCAGATCCTTATGGAGGCCAGAGACACTATATTAAAG AGAGAAGAGGAATTAAAACATGACTTGAGGAGACCATCTATATTTGCACCC TGCACTCATGAGCTGCCTTGTCCCAAGTTGATGAGGCAAAATGTAGTACCTTGTAACTTCACCCAGTTCTACTATTCTCTGCCTTTACCTAAG AGCCAAGAAAGGCAGAAGGAGACGTTCAGTTACCTGATTATATCCAGGTCCCATGAGGAGAAGCCTCAAAAGACTGAGCACTGGGACATGGCCAGACTGATTTCACAAGTTCATCGCCGACCCAGACATGTTCGGTGTCAGCTGTGTTGTGCCAGCGGAGAACTCAAAGAGCTTGCTGTGACGGCCCGTCGTCATGGAAG GGACATGTACAGATGTGCTCGTAGTAGTGACTGGGGTGATCTGCTGCCTGTGTTTCATGCGGAAGATGACGACTCTAAAAATGATGAGACGCAATGA
- the mettl17 gene encoding methyltransferase-like protein 17, mitochondrial isoform X2, whose product MCQSSAAHLKQDDFLKGALHRKHPGVTNLKTVRLPEQLQTAAQSVLKSVDVKSLSEKAHKLSNFLWSRKRATETSQLRKKAILLEKKFLEQEKDIHTDGIDNKLEDRIRKKVLSELKRTTYHRTPLRYTEDLGLMYMAARLAGGYAAVLRALNEIKKRDSVFEPYSLLDFGSGLGTGTWASHRLWGDSLKEYVCVDSSGDMNTLAEQLLRGGNEVDDLLIKQVYFRQFLPVSPKVQFDLVIGAFSLSELATLEERVNVIATLWRKTNSYLVLVENGTKDGHQILMEARDTILKREEELKHDLRRPSIFAPCTHELPCPKLMRQNVVPCNFTQFYYSLPLPKSQERQKETFSYLIISRSHEEKPQKTEHWDMARLISQVHRRPRHVRCQLCCASGELKELAVTARRHGRDMYRCARSSDWGDLLPVFHAEDDDSKNDETQ is encoded by the exons ATG TGTCAGAGTTCTGCAGCACATTTGAAACAGGACGACTTTTTGAAAGGTGCTCTTCATAGAAAGCACCCTGGTGTGACAAACCTCAAAACAGTGCGCCTGCCAGAGCAACTACAGACAGCAGCACAATCCGTCCTCAAAA GTGTAGATGTAAAAAGTCTGAGTGAAAAGGCACATAAGCTGTCAAACTTCCTTTGGAGCAGGAAACGGGCCACGGAAACCTCTCAACTCAGGAAGAAAGCCATCCTTCTTGAGAAGAAGTTTTTGGAGCAAGAGAAGGATATCCACACAG atGGCATTGACAATAAACTGGAAGATAGAATAAGAAAGAAGGTATTATCTGAACTGAAAAGAACAACATACCACAGGACTCCCCTGAG GTACACTGAAGATCTCGGGTTGATGTATATGGCTGCTAGGCTCGCAGGTGGTTATGCTGCTGTCCTCAGAGCATTAAACGAG aTTAAGAAGAGAGATTCTGTGTTTGAGCCATATTCTCTTCTGGACTTTGGATCGGGACTTGGAACAGGTACTTG GGCATCCCACAGACTCTGGGGAGACTCACTGAAAGAGTATGTTTGTGTAGACAGTTCTGGAGACATGAACACCTTGGCAGAACAGCTACTTCGTG GAGGCAATGAGGTGGATGATCTATTGATCAAACAAGTATATTTCCGCCAGTTCCTCCCTGTGTCTCCTAAG gtGCAGTTTGATCTTGTGATAGGGGCTTTCTCTTTGTCAGAACTGGCTACTTTGGAGGAGCGGGTGAACGTTATTGCCACCCTTTGGAGAAAAACCAACTCCTACCTT GTACTGGTGGAGAATGGAACCAAGGATGGCCATCAGATCCTTATGGAGGCCAGAGACACTATATTAAAG AGAGAAGAGGAATTAAAACATGACTTGAGGAGACCATCTATATTTGCACCC TGCACTCATGAGCTGCCTTGTCCCAAGTTGATGAGGCAAAATGTAGTACCTTGTAACTTCACCCAGTTCTACTATTCTCTGCCTTTACCTAAG AGCCAAGAAAGGCAGAAGGAGACGTTCAGTTACCTGATTATATCCAGGTCCCATGAGGAGAAGCCTCAAAAGACTGAGCACTGGGACATGGCCAGACTGATTTCACAAGTTCATCGCCGACCCAGACATGTTCGGTGTCAGCTGTGTTGTGCCAGCGGAGAACTCAAAGAGCTTGCTGTGACGGCCCGTCGTCATGGAAG GGACATGTACAGATGTGCTCGTAGTAGTGACTGGGGTGATCTGCTGCCTGTGTTTCATGCGGAAGATGACGACTCTAAAAATGATGAGACGCAATGA